Proteins found in one Quercus robur chromosome 2, dhQueRobu3.1, whole genome shotgun sequence genomic segment:
- the LOC126716169 gene encoding uncharacterized protein LOC126716169: protein MRTSFSHGLGFKGMVFFLGVALICSRVVEGKTFSKQKVLEVERKINHLRRHALKSIKSADGDIIDCIDIYKQPAFDHPALMNHTIQMTPSYDPTETKTRTKWDEKHSSMTVTSQLWQKSGSCPKGTIPKAVLITEGYSYSGAKGDIKVWNPNVEADDEYSTSQICLSNGPYYNFESIESGWAVNPSIYGDRQTRLFVYWTADASKTTGCFDLTCPGFVQTSDIIALGAAIYPISLPGGLPYQITIYIFKDPSTGNWWVQYGEKINIGYWPPDLFKSLSFHAETVDWGGEVYSSKLQHAPHTATAMGNGNFPLPYLCNSGCITRMRIHDNSPTLKFPDWVETYTDEYNCYDVMYVGDYIEDPEFFYGGPGRNYICP from the exons ATGAGAACAAGTTTTTCTCATGGTTTGGGATTCAAAGGCATGgtcttttttttgggagtggCTCTCATTTGTTCTCGAGTGGTGGAGGGTAAAACATTTTCTAAGCAAAAGGTTTTGGAagttgaaaggaaaataaacCACCTGAGAAGGCATGCATTAAAAAGTATAAAG AGTGCAGATGGAGATATTATTGATTGCATTGACATTTACAAGCAGCCAGCTTTTGATCATCCCGCTTTAATGAATCACACCATCCAG ATGACACCCAGCTATGATCCAACCGAGActaaaacaagaacaaaatgGGATGAAAAGCACTCTTCCATGACCGTGACTTCACAACTATGGCAAAAAAGTGGAAGTTGTCCCAAGGGCACAATCCCA AAGGCAGTATTGATTACAGAAGGTTATAGCTACTCAGGAGCTAAAGGAGATATCAAAGTTTGGAATCCTAACGTTGAGGCTGACGATGAGTACAGTACTTCTCAAATTTGTCTCTCCAATGGCCCTTACTATAATTTTGAAAGCATTGAATCTGGATGGGCG GTAAATCCGAGTATATATGGGGACAGACAGACTCGTTTATTCGTATATTGGACG GCTGATGCTTCAAAGACAACAGGTTGCTTTGATCTCACTTGTCCTGGTTTTGTTCAAACCAGTGATATAATTGCTCTTGGCGCAGCAATATATCCAATTTCATTGCCTGGTGGACTCCCATATCAAATAACCATTTACATATTTAAG GATCCCAGCACAGGCAACTGGTGGGTGCAATATGGAGAGAAAATCAACATTGGTTATTGGCCACCTGATTTATTCAAATCTTTAAGCTTTCACGCAGAAACTGTGGATTGGGGAGGTGAAGTATACAGCTCCAAATTGCAACATGCTCCACACACTGCAACAGCTATGGGAAATGGAAACTTTCCTCTTCCTTATCTGTGCAATTCAGGCTGCATAACACGAATGCGAATTCATGACAATTCTCCAACCTTGAAGTTCCCAGATTGGGTAGAAACTTATACGGATGAGTACAATTGCTATGATGTTATGTATGTTGGAGATTACATTGAAGATcctgaatttttttatggagGGCCTGGTAGAAATTATATTTGTCCTTAA
- the LOC126716170 gene encoding uncharacterized protein LOC126716170, translating into MEKRITLRLLFVIALLVLSSVDVEGKVRKITSEVNRKLKLLNKPAIKSIKSEDGDIIDCVDIYKQHAFDHPALKNHKIEMRPSINFPSDTTTAAKNESSQRVLSQIWHKSGSCPKGTIPQTSYLITLGYSYVGARGNINIWNPRVQSPDEYTTAQIWLKSGPGDSFESIEAGWMVNPKLFSDAQPRVFIRWTLDSYQKTGCINLICSGFVQTSQEIGLGSAIQPTSQRWGDQYEVDIQINMDPNQRRWWLIFGDDVIGYWPFEILTYMQQKAILVQWGGDVYSKNVKGVKPHTTTAMGSGDHASALLGAACYINKLRILDYSLQLKYPEWSADGDIIDCIDIYKQAAFDHPALMNHTIQMTPSYDPIETKTRTKWDEKHSSMTMTYQLWQKSGSCPKGTIPKAVLITEGYSYSGAKGDIKVWNPNVEADDEYSTSQICLSNGPYYNFESIESGWAVNPSVYGDRQTHLFLYWTADASKTTGCFDLTCPGFVQTSDIIALGTAIYPISLPGGLPYQITIYIFKDPNTGNWWVQYGEKINIGYWPPDLFKSLSFHVETVDWGGEVYSSKLQHAPHTATAMGNGNFPLPYLCNSRCITRMRIHDNSPTLKFPDWVETYTDEYNCYDVMYVGNYIEDPEFFYGGPGRNYICP; encoded by the exons atgGAGAAAAGAATTACTCTAAGGCTTTTGTTTGTGATAGCTTTGCTTGTTTTAAGCAGTGTAGATGTAGAAGGTAAAGTTAGAAAAATTACATCAGAAGTCAATAGAAAATTGAAGCTTCTCAATAAGCCAGCAATCAAGAGTAttaag AGTGAAGATGGAGATATTATCGATTGTGTTGACATCTACAAGCAACATGCTTTTGATCATCCTGCATTAAAGAACCATAAAATTGAG ATGAGACCGAGTATTAATTTTCCATCTGACACTACTACAGCTGCTAAAAACGAGTCATCCCAACGAGTTCTATcgcaaatttggcacaaaagTGGAAGTTGTCCAAAGGGAACCATTCCC CAGACTTCATATCTTATTACATTGGGATATAGTTACGTTGGTGCTAGaggaaatataaatatatggaATCCAAGAGTTCAATCGCCCGATGAATACACTACTGCTCAAATTTGGCTTAAAAGTGGCCCTGGAGATAGTTTTGAAAGTATTGAAGCAGGCTGGATG gtCAACCCAAAGTTATTCAGTGATGCACAACCTCGAGTATTTATACGATGGACT CTGGATTCGTATCAGAAGACAGGCTGCATTAACCTCATTTGCTCTGGATTTGTACAAACTAGCCAAGAGATCGGATTAGGTTCAGCTATTCAACCTACGTCACAAAGATGGGGAGACCAATATGAGGTCGACATCCAAATTAACATG gatCCAAATCAGAGAAGATGGTGGCTAATATTTGGAGACGATGTGATAGGGTATTGGCCGTTCGAAATCCTAACATATATGCAACAGAAAGCCATATTAGTTCAATGGGGAGGGGATGTTTATAGCAAAAACGTGAAGGGAGTGAAACCCCACACTACAACAGCCATGGGGAGTGGAGATCATGCATCTGCTTTGTTGGGAGCAGCTTGTTACATTAATAAACTTAGAATCTTGGATTATTCTCTCCAATTGAAGTACCCTGAATGG AGTGCAGATGGAGATATTATTGATTGCATTGACATTTACAAGCAGGCAGCTTTTGATCATCCCGCTTTAATGAATCACACCATCCAG ATGACACCCAGCTATGATCCAATTGAGActaaaacaagaacaaaatgGGATGAAAAGCACTCTTCCATGACTATGACTTATCAACTATGGCAGAAAAGTGGAAGTTGTCCTAAGGGCACAATCCCA AAGGCAGTATTGATTACAGAAGGTTATAGCTACTCAGGAGCTAAAGGAGATATCAAAGTTTGGAATCCTAACGTTGAGGCTGACGATGAGTACAGTACTTCTCAAATTTGTCTCTCCAATGGCCCTTACTATAATTTTGAAAGCATTGAATCTGGATGGGCGGT AAATCCGAGCGTATATGGGGACAGACAGACTCATTTATTCTTATATTGGACG GCTGATGCTTCAAAGACAACAGGTTGCTTCGATCTCACTTGTCCTGGTTTTGTTCAAACCAGTGATATAATTGCTCTTGGCACAGCAATATATCCAATTTCATTACCTGGTGGACTCCCATATCAAATAACCATTTACATATTTAAG GATCCCAACACAGGCAACTGGTGGGTGCAATATGGAGAGAAAATCAACATTGGTTATTGGCCACCTGATTTATTCAAATCTTTAAGCTTTCACGTAGAAACTGTGGATTGGGGAGGTGAAGTATACAGCTCCAAACTTCAACATGCTCCACACACTGCAACAGCTATGGGAAATGGAAACTTTCCTCTTCCTTATCTGTGCAATTCACGCTGCATAACACGAATGCGAATTCATGACAATTCTCCAACCTTGAAGTTCCCAGATTGGGTAGAAACTTATACGGATGAGTACAACTGCTACGATGTTATGTATGTTGGCAATTACATTGAAGATcctgaatttttttatggagGGCCTGGTAGAAATTATATTTGTCCTTAA